A stretch of the Archangium violaceum genome encodes the following:
- a CDS encoding DUF2304 domain-containing protein, whose product MSRSSIIVLIFSAVFALAVLLSARRRRTSEHHTFSWLLVSVLTACLALWRNVIDALSSAMGIYYPPSALFAIVCAGLLWLLFRLSLQVAEQRKQIQRLAQELAVLSAQHPSLAERVTPETPGSAD is encoded by the coding sequence ATGAGCCGTTCCAGCATCATCGTCCTCATCTTCTCGGCCGTGTTCGCCCTGGCCGTCCTGCTGTCGGCGCGGCGCCGCCGCACGTCGGAGCACCACACCTTCAGCTGGCTGCTCGTCTCCGTGCTGACGGCCTGCCTGGCGCTCTGGCGCAATGTCATCGACGCCCTCTCCAGCGCGATGGGCATCTACTATCCGCCCTCGGCGCTCTTCGCGATCGTGTGCGCCGGGCTGCTCTGGCTCCTCTTCCGCTTGAGCCTCCAGGTGGCCGAGCAGCGCAAGCAGATCCAACGGCTGGCGCAGGAGCTCGCCGTGCTGTCCGCGCAACACCCGTCCCTGGCGGAGCGTGTCACCCCGGAGACGCCAGGCTCCGCGGATTAG
- a CDS encoding BON domain-containing protein: MADRRRHGIERQGLGQDPERGNRRDVKERGRDMGRMREFRGDDRGPGRGSREENRDRGRFGGGGGMRGSGFSDQDVGRYGRGYEYGGDEDRGRFDQDSREEYHRGGLMRGTPGVRRAGGPGEEFGEGFWSEVARERTRGDFDRYGARGAQRSQHYDTDQWGQGQYALGASADPEDMRRYGWGQGWSQDQGRDNAFGTRGFGDDDYQPPRIQSSFIEQRPRTGYATSPTRDMDREMGHGAGRGGMQGAYPYYEQSPELPRRQGRGPRNYQRSDERIREDICERLMRGWMDADDVDVRVEKGEVTLSGTVKSRDEKRAIEDLAEDILGVKDVHNEIRVARPQQQEERRDENPGARQDQMLQ, encoded by the coding sequence ATGGCCGACAGGCGGCGGCATGGCATCGAGCGACAGGGACTGGGCCAGGACCCGGAACGCGGCAACCGGCGAGACGTGAAGGAGCGCGGGCGGGACATGGGACGCATGCGGGAATTCCGAGGAGATGACCGGGGACCGGGCCGCGGCTCCCGCGAGGAGAACCGGGATCGGGGCCGCTTCGGCGGTGGCGGAGGCATGCGGGGTAGCGGCTTCAGCGATCAAGACGTGGGCCGCTATGGCCGGGGCTACGAGTACGGTGGTGACGAGGACCGGGGCCGCTTCGACCAGGACAGCCGCGAGGAGTACCACCGGGGTGGATTGATGCGGGGCACCCCGGGGGTGCGCCGCGCCGGTGGTCCGGGCGAGGAGTTCGGCGAGGGCTTCTGGAGCGAGGTGGCGCGCGAGCGGACCCGGGGTGACTTCGATCGCTACGGCGCCCGCGGCGCCCAGCGCAGCCAGCACTACGACACCGACCAGTGGGGCCAGGGTCAATACGCCCTGGGCGCCTCGGCGGACCCCGAGGACATGCGTCGCTATGGTTGGGGCCAGGGCTGGAGCCAGGACCAGGGCCGCGACAACGCCTTCGGCACCCGTGGCTTCGGCGACGACGACTACCAGCCGCCCCGGATCCAGTCCTCGTTCATCGAGCAACGCCCGCGCACCGGCTACGCCACCAGCCCCACGCGCGACATGGACCGGGAGATGGGTCACGGCGCCGGCCGTGGTGGCATGCAGGGCGCGTATCCCTACTACGAGCAATCCCCCGAGCTGCCCCGCCGTCAGGGCCGCGGGCCGCGCAACTACCAGCGCTCGGATGAACGCATCCGCGAGGACATCTGCGAACGGCTGATGCGCGGCTGGATGGATGCCGACGACGTGGACGTCCGGGTGGAGAAGGGCGAGGTCACCCTCTCCGGCACGGTGAAGAGCCGGGACGAGAAGCGCGCCATCGAGGATCTCGCCGAGGACATCCTCGGGGTGAAGGACGTCCACAACGAGATCCGCGTCGCCCGCCCCCAGCAGCAGGAGGAACGGCGGGACGAGAACCCGGGCGCGCGGCAGGACCAGATGCTGCAGTGA
- a CDS encoding BON domain-containing protein translates to MRARRMEHPVRDEGVHRGGPGRPGYAAGSGIERAYNQGGRGGLGAYERGYQPGSYDRLLERMEARRGPVRPPKGYQRSDDRIREDVCEQLMEGPVDVGDVEVLVKDGEVTLSGSVEERWEKRAIEDIAASVRGVHDVHNRVRVRPAEDRPAAREAAELRDERPREQRGDQPHMGT, encoded by the coding sequence GTGCGCGCACGGCGGATGGAGCACCCGGTGCGTGACGAGGGCGTCCACCGCGGCGGGCCGGGCCGCCCGGGCTACGCCGCCGGTTCCGGCATCGAGCGCGCCTACAACCAGGGTGGCCGCGGAGGCCTGGGCGCCTATGAGCGCGGCTACCAGCCCGGCAGCTACGACCGGCTCCTGGAGCGGATGGAGGCCCGTCGCGGACCCGTCCGGCCCCCGAAGGGCTACCAACGCTCGGACGACCGCATCCGCGAGGATGTCTGCGAGCAGCTCATGGAGGGCCCCGTCGACGTGGGTGACGTGGAGGTCCTCGTCAAGGACGGCGAGGTGACCCTGAGCGGCTCGGTGGAGGAGCGCTGGGAGAAGCGCGCCATCGAGGACATCGCCGCCAGCGTGCGCGGGGTGCACGACGTCCACAACCGCGTCCGCGTGCGGCCCGCGGAGGACAGGCCCGCGGCGCGCGAGGCGGCCGAGCTGCGCGACGAGCGGCCTCGGGAGCAGCGCGGCGACCAGCCCCACATGGGCACCTGA
- a CDS encoding R3H domain-containing nucleic acid-binding protein, whose amino-acid sequence MSPRDAIAVPVPDDDFQSLVGILPEPLQTAVRELPSGEILEVVMDLGRVPEARLTGRVVRLSGSPVTRKDLEHVLAQVGTVSEDNRAGIERTLHRVSAIRNRQGKVVGLTLRVGRAIYGTIDMLKDLIGTGLNILLLGRPGVGKTTKLREVARVLSDDLGKRVMVVDTSNEIGGDGDIPHPGIGGARRMQVSRPDRQHDVMIEAVENHMPEAIIVDEIGTSAEASAARTIAERGVQLVATAHGNTLENLVLNPTLSDLVGGVHTVTLSDEEARRRRTQKTISERRAPPTFDVVVEMVTRDEVLVHRDTAQSVDRLLAGENVGGERRQLVGGQVEVKEEPEAVAPLPARPTRPGRPAPTGEAPVREGAPTPRREPGLRQGTTRVYAHAASRDLLERVLRDLGADARVVGRLENADVVLTLRSRANDPKLRKVSEKTGARVLAIKRNSSSEMRRVLRDVFLIAEGVDEDQIREAVAEAEHAIQRVLSEGVVVPLAPRPPRLRKLQHRLVSRYHLETVSHGSEPQRHLIIYPLGALVDMPQGRELDLDGEEEGAGGLA is encoded by the coding sequence ATGAGTCCACGCGACGCCATTGCCGTTCCTGTTCCTGATGACGACTTCCAGTCCCTCGTGGGCATCCTCCCCGAGCCGTTGCAGACCGCGGTCCGGGAGCTGCCCTCCGGGGAGATCCTCGAGGTGGTGATGGACCTGGGCCGCGTGCCCGAGGCCCGTCTCACCGGACGCGTGGTGCGCCTGTCCGGGTCCCCCGTCACCCGCAAGGACCTGGAGCATGTATTGGCCCAGGTGGGCACGGTGAGCGAGGACAACCGCGCCGGCATCGAGCGCACCCTCCACCGTGTCTCCGCCATCCGCAACCGCCAGGGCAAGGTGGTGGGGCTCACGTTGCGCGTGGGCCGCGCCATCTATGGCACCATCGACATGCTCAAGGATCTCATCGGCACCGGCCTGAACATCCTGCTGCTCGGCCGGCCCGGTGTGGGCAAGACGACGAAGCTGCGCGAGGTGGCGCGCGTGCTCTCGGATGACCTGGGCAAGCGCGTCATGGTGGTGGACACCTCCAACGAGATTGGTGGGGACGGCGATATTCCCCACCCGGGCATCGGCGGCGCGCGGCGCATGCAGGTGTCGCGGCCGGATCGCCAGCACGACGTGATGATCGAGGCGGTGGAGAACCACATGCCCGAGGCCATCATCGTGGATGAGATTGGCACCTCGGCCGAGGCCTCCGCGGCGCGCACCATCGCCGAGCGCGGCGTGCAGCTCGTGGCCACGGCCCACGGCAACACGCTGGAGAACCTGGTGCTCAACCCCACGCTGTCGGACCTGGTCGGCGGTGTGCACACCGTCACGCTCAGCGACGAGGAGGCGCGGCGCCGCCGCACGCAGAAGACGATCAGCGAGCGCCGGGCGCCGCCCACCTTCGACGTGGTGGTGGAGATGGTGACGCGCGACGAGGTGCTGGTGCATCGCGACACCGCTCAGTCGGTGGACCGGTTGCTGGCGGGAGAGAACGTGGGAGGCGAGCGGCGCCAGCTCGTCGGAGGCCAGGTGGAGGTGAAGGAGGAGCCCGAGGCGGTGGCCCCACTGCCCGCGAGGCCCACGCGGCCCGGACGGCCCGCCCCGACGGGCGAGGCCCCCGTGCGGGAGGGCGCGCCCACGCCGCGACGAGAGCCCGGCCTGCGCCAGGGCACCACGCGCGTCTACGCCCATGCGGCCAGCAGGGATCTGCTCGAGCGCGTGCTGCGCGACCTCGGGGCGGATGCGCGCGTGGTGGGCCGGCTGGAGAACGCGGACGTCGTCCTCACGCTGCGCTCGCGCGCCAATGATCCGAAGTTGCGCAAGGTGTCGGAGAAGACAGGGGCGCGGGTGCTGGCCATCAAGCGCAACAGCTCGTCGGAGATGCGGCGGGTGCTGCGCGACGTCTTCCTCATCGCCGAGGGCGTGGACGAGGACCAGATCCGCGAGGCGGTGGCCGAGGCCGAGCACGCCATCCAGCGCGTGTTGAGCGAGGGCGTGGTGGTGCCCCTGGCCCCGAGGCCTCCCCGGCTGCGCAAACTGCAGCACCGGCTCGTCTCGCGCTACCACCTGGAGACGGTGAGCCACGGCAGCGAGCCCCAGCGGCACCTCATCATCTATCCGCTCGGCGCGCTGGTGGACATGCCACAGGGCCGGGAGCTGGACCTGGATGGGGAGGAGGAGGGCGCGGGAGGCCTGGCCTGA
- a CDS encoding alpha/beta fold hydrolase produces the protein MRAQVLEAGEGPVLLLLSSMLVRARTYLPLIRRLSKHFRVLTVELPGCGRSARVRRPWTLSAHARWTARLVEQLRLGRVLLVGHSNSGGVALLVAARYGGYVDRLVLTDTIGARRERSIPRVVGARTVDAFLEWGLNLRAWWHIVYNALRHPRSFFHQVKVGSLAVLLRHAPKLQSPTLLAWGRRDHTMPLSCADRLRERMPRAQVYVGAGSHDWLITDSREFTRAVLAFATREEAVDVPLPSPQTGTWRLT, from the coding sequence GTGCGCGCGCAGGTGCTCGAGGCCGGAGAGGGACCCGTGCTGCTCCTGCTCTCGAGCATGCTGGTGCGGGCCCGCACCTACCTGCCGCTCATCCGCCGGCTGTCGAAACATTTCCGTGTCCTCACTGTGGAGCTGCCGGGCTGCGGGCGCTCGGCCCGGGTCCGTAGGCCGTGGACGCTCTCGGCCCATGCCCGGTGGACCGCGCGCCTCGTGGAGCAGCTGCGGCTCGGGCGCGTGCTGCTGGTGGGACACTCCAACAGCGGAGGCGTGGCGCTGCTGGTGGCGGCCCGGTACGGCGGATACGTGGACAGGCTCGTGCTCACGGACACCATCGGAGCCCGGCGCGAGCGTTCCATTCCCCGCGTGGTGGGGGCGCGTACGGTGGATGCCTTCCTCGAATGGGGGCTCAACCTGCGCGCCTGGTGGCACATCGTCTACAACGCGCTCCGCCACCCGCGCTCCTTCTTCCACCAGGTGAAGGTGGGGAGCCTGGCGGTGCTGCTCCGCCATGCGCCCAAGCTCCAGAGCCCCACCCTCCTCGCGTGGGGCCGGAGGGACCACACCATGCCCCTGTCCTGCGCGGACCGTCTGCGCGAACGAATGCCTCGGGCACAGGTGTACGTGGGCGCCGGCAGCCACGACTGGCTCATCACCGATTCACGGGAGTTCACCCGGGCCGTCCTCGCGTTCGCCACTCGCGAGGAAGCGGTGGACGTCCCCCTTCCGTCACCCCAGACAGGCACCTGGAGGCTCACATGA
- a CDS encoding JmjC domain-containing protein yields the protein MSKGQYMLIDTLLGDLPRSTFFQEHYLQQPLARPSTAASLGELATWATAERLIEHTPCDLLLVRDGEVWSGPRPTSAREARALHAEGYSLVLRHADRHDAGLAVLGRRLSAELQGTVNLQLYCTPAGHGSFGWHCDPEEVFIFQTLGAKRYLLRQNTLNPTPVHETLTDAPDISRERTPVQECRLEAGDWLYIPGGYWHHVTAPEQESISISVGLMPPTALDVLDYLRAQLLRSRDWQRRLPVLGHASPLSDAEKVEAYRTLFQELGSELQRMLADPRQALRFMALTASAGLKSSALGLDAPRTPER from the coding sequence GTGTCCAAAGGCCAATACATGCTCATCGACACGCTACTGGGCGATCTTCCGCGCTCGACCTTCTTCCAAGAGCACTATCTCCAGCAGCCGCTCGCACGGCCGTCCACGGCGGCATCCCTGGGGGAGCTGGCGACCTGGGCCACCGCCGAGCGGCTCATCGAGCACACCCCGTGCGATCTGCTGCTGGTCCGCGATGGCGAGGTGTGGTCGGGTCCCCGGCCCACGAGCGCCCGGGAGGCCCGCGCGCTCCACGCGGAGGGCTACTCGCTCGTCTTGCGGCACGCGGATCGTCATGACGCGGGCCTCGCGGTGCTGGGGCGCCGTCTGTCCGCCGAGCTGCAAGGCACGGTCAACCTGCAGCTCTATTGCACCCCGGCGGGGCACGGCAGCTTCGGGTGGCATTGCGACCCGGAGGAGGTCTTCATCTTCCAGACGCTGGGGGCCAAGCGCTACCTGCTGCGGCAGAACACGCTCAACCCGACGCCCGTCCACGAGACGCTCACCGACGCGCCGGACATCTCGCGCGAACGGACGCCGGTGCAGGAGTGCCGACTCGAAGCCGGTGACTGGCTCTACATTCCCGGTGGCTACTGGCACCACGTGACCGCGCCGGAGCAGGAGTCCATCTCCATCTCCGTGGGCCTCATGCCTCCGACGGCGCTCGACGTCCTGGACTACCTGCGCGCTCAATTGTTGCGCTCGCGGGACTGGCAGCGGCGGCTTCCCGTGCTGGGGCATGCCTCCCCGCTCTCGGACGCGGAGAAGGTGGAGGCCTACCGGACCTTGTTCCAGGAACTCGGGAGCGAGCTGCAGCGGATGCTGGCGGATCCTCGGCAGGCGCTCCGGTTCATGGCGCTCACCGCCAGCGCTGGTCTCAAATCCTCGGCGCTCGGCCTGGACGCCCCGCGCACACCGGAACGCTGA
- a CDS encoding SDR family oxidoreductase: MPRKIQDSVVVITGASSGIGRATALEFARRGAKVVLAARREQPLAELAAQCIAAGGKALVVPTDVTDETAVMALARRAVEEFGRLDVWVNNAAVTAFGLFEDIPQDVFRRVIDTNLFGYVHGARAALPYFHEQGSGVLINNASMVARLSEPYVSSYVISKHGIRGLAQSLRQELELKKARDIHVCTVMPATIDTPFFQHAANYTGRSTKAMPPVYPPERVARAMVRMAQRPRREMFVGNSARQFNLLSYVAPGLAERLMAVMVDRQHLYKDVPAAPTPGNLFQPLPEGTDAHGGWMPHGMARVGRAALRGTLALVPAALGLLWLRPRLLARAT, translated from the coding sequence ATGCCCAGGAAGATTCAGGATTCGGTCGTGGTCATCACCGGTGCGTCCAGTGGAATCGGTCGCGCCACGGCACTCGAATTCGCCCGCCGGGGAGCGAAGGTGGTGCTCGCGGCCAGGCGTGAGCAACCGCTGGCCGAGCTGGCCGCTCAATGCATCGCGGCGGGCGGCAAGGCCCTGGTGGTTCCCACGGACGTCACGGACGAGACGGCGGTGATGGCGCTGGCTCGGAGGGCCGTGGAGGAGTTCGGTCGTCTGGACGTCTGGGTGAACAACGCGGCCGTCACCGCCTTCGGGCTGTTCGAGGACATACCGCAGGACGTCTTCCGCCGCGTCATCGACACCAACCTCTTCGGCTACGTGCATGGAGCGCGGGCGGCACTGCCCTATTTCCACGAGCAGGGCAGCGGGGTGCTCATCAACAACGCCTCCATGGTGGCCCGGCTGTCGGAGCCGTACGTCAGCTCCTATGTCATCTCCAAGCACGGCATCCGCGGCCTGGCCCAGAGCCTGAGACAGGAGCTGGAGCTGAAGAAGGCGCGGGACATCCATGTATGCACCGTGATGCCGGCCACCATCGACACCCCCTTCTTCCAGCACGCGGCCAACTACACCGGCCGGAGCACCAAGGCGATGCCCCCGGTATACCCTCCCGAGCGGGTGGCGCGAGCCATGGTGCGAATGGCCCAACGGCCGAGACGGGAGATGTTCGTGGGCAACTCCGCCCGCCAGTTCAATCTCCTGTCCTACGTGGCCCCGGGCCTGGCCGAGCGCCTCATGGCCGTCATGGTCGACAGGCAGCACCTGTACAAGGACGTCCCCGCCGCGCCGACGCCGGGCAACCTCTTCCAACCCCTGCCGGAGGGAACGGACGCGCATGGCGGATGGATGCCACACGGCATGGCGCGCGTGGGCCGCGCCGCCCTGCGTGGCACCCTGGCCCTGGTACCGGCGGCACTGGGACTCCTGTGGTTGCGGCCCCGGCTGCTCGCCCGCGCCACGTGA
- a CDS encoding cyanophycinase produces the protein MKRQPGDLLIIGGSEDKESDEEQAILRQAAKKAITEDGGHIVLLTVATMEPEQTAETYRKAFGRLGVRRMEVLDIRNREQAYEPANVEKLSGASVLFFSGGDQLRITSQMGGSPLLERIFALHQEGVVIVGTSAGAAAMSGTMLIGGSGSATTNGSNPCLSSLAMAPGLGLLRGVIVDSHFSERGRFARLMGAVAQNPHNLGIGLDEDTAVLVRNNDEEFTVLGSGGVYVIDGLGIRFTSLSDMHTQGILTVHDARVHVLARNDRFSLKERRPLPPSAPSVP, from the coding sequence ATGAAGAGGCAGCCGGGGGACCTGCTGATCATCGGAGGCAGCGAGGACAAGGAATCCGACGAGGAGCAGGCCATCCTGCGGCAGGCGGCGAAGAAGGCGATCACGGAGGATGGCGGGCACATCGTCCTGCTGACCGTGGCCACCATGGAGCCCGAGCAGACCGCGGAGACCTATCGCAAGGCCTTCGGCCGGTTGGGTGTGCGCCGCATGGAGGTGCTCGACATCCGCAACCGCGAGCAGGCCTATGAGCCGGCCAACGTGGAGAAGCTCTCGGGCGCCTCGGTGCTGTTCTTCTCCGGCGGCGACCAGTTGCGCATCACCAGCCAGATGGGAGGCTCGCCGCTGCTCGAGCGCATCTTCGCGCTGCACCAGGAGGGAGTGGTCATCGTCGGCACCTCGGCGGGCGCGGCGGCCATGTCCGGGACGATGCTCATCGGCGGCTCCGGCAGTGCCACCACCAACGGCAGCAACCCCTGCCTCTCTTCATTGGCCATGGCGCCGGGGCTCGGACTGCTCCGGGGCGTCATCGTGGACTCGCACTTCTCCGAGCGGGGCCGCTTCGCGCGGTTGATGGGCGCCGTCGCGCAGAATCCCCACAACCTGGGCATCGGCCTCGACGAGGACACCGCCGTCCTCGTGAGGAACAACGACGAGGAGTTCACCGTCCTCGGCTCGGGCGGTGTCTATGTCATCGATGGGCTGGGCATCCGCTTCACCAGCCTCTCGGACATGCACACCCAGGGCATCCTCACCGTCCACGATGCACGCGTCCACGTGCTGGCCCGTAACGATCGCTTCAGCTTGAAGGAGCGTCGTCCCCTCCCTCCCTCTGCTCCCTCTGTCCCGTAG
- a CDS encoding amidohydrolase family protein, giving the protein MFTLIRNGVLHTPAPVDARSVLLVGERVARLGEVDEAALAALGLPFEVVDARGGLVIPGFVDPHQHLIGAGGEKGFASRMPEVSLEQLLLAGITTVVGCLGTDGSTRHLGALLGKVRQLVAQGVSAFLYTGGFHLPPLTLTGSVTDDLVFIDRVLGVGELAISDVRSSHPTLDELARLVSAAMVGGRTAGKAGVTHFHVGPGRTLLAPLHALLDGYEVVPECLYVTHANRSDALMDDAIALSRRGAFVDVDTVDPGAGRWIRYYLEHGGVPERLTVSSDAHTAGAEPAKLHQEFVAAVREHGLPLELVLPFFTANPAAALKLRGKGRLAPELDGDVVVLDGRSLEVVHVFARGRQRVRDGRLLAGRQGDEA; this is encoded by the coding sequence ATGTTCACCCTCATCCGCAACGGAGTCCTCCATACGCCGGCACCGGTGGACGCCCGGTCGGTGCTGCTGGTCGGCGAGCGCGTGGCCCGGCTGGGAGAGGTGGACGAGGCCGCGCTGGCCGCGCTCGGGTTGCCCTTCGAGGTCGTCGATGCGCGGGGAGGCCTCGTCATCCCCGGCTTCGTGGACCCCCATCAGCACCTCATCGGGGCCGGTGGGGAGAAGGGCTTCGCCAGCCGCATGCCCGAGGTGTCCCTGGAGCAATTGCTGCTCGCGGGCATCACCACCGTGGTGGGGTGTCTGGGCACGGATGGCTCCACGCGGCACCTGGGCGCGCTGCTGGGCAAGGTGCGGCAGTTGGTAGCGCAGGGGGTGAGCGCCTTCCTTTATACGGGCGGTTTCCACCTCCCGCCCCTCACGCTCACCGGCTCCGTGACGGATGACCTGGTCTTCATCGACCGCGTGCTCGGCGTGGGCGAGCTGGCCATCTCCGACGTCCGCTCGAGCCATCCCACGTTGGACGAGCTGGCGCGGCTGGTGTCCGCGGCGATGGTGGGCGGGCGGACCGCGGGCAAGGCGGGCGTCACCCACTTCCACGTCGGGCCGGGCCGCACCCTGCTCGCGCCGCTCCACGCACTGCTCGACGGGTACGAGGTGGTGCCCGAGTGCCTCTACGTCACCCACGCCAACCGCTCCGACGCGTTGATGGACGACGCCATCGCCCTGTCACGCCGGGGCGCCTTCGTGGACGTGGACACGGTGGACCCCGGAGCGGGCCGGTGGATCCGCTACTATCTGGAGCACGGAGGCGTGCCCGAGCGGCTCACCGTGTCCTCGGATGCCCACACGGCGGGCGCGGAGCCGGCGAAGCTACACCAGGAATTCGTCGCCGCCGTGCGCGAGCACGGGCTCCCGCTCGAGCTGGTACTACCTTTCTTCACGGCCAATCCGGCCGCGGCGCTGAAGCTGCGTGGAAAGGGCAGGCTCGCACCGGAGTTGGATGGTGACGTGGTGGTGCTGGATGGGCGCTCGCTCGAGGTCGTCCACGTCTTCGCGCGGGGGCGGCAGCGGGTGCGGGATGGGCGGCTGCTCGCGGGGAGGCAAGGAGACGAGGCATGA